The stretch of DNA GCTTTGTTGAATTTTATTGCATTAGTAGAAAAACAATATGAAAGGCATGTTAAAATGATTCGAAGTGATAATGGAACTGAATTTACATGTTTGCGAACACAATTCAATGAACGTGGAATTATGTTTCAAACATCGTGCACcggaactcctcaacaaaatggacgAGTTGAAAGGAAACATAGACACATACTTAATGTGGCTCGAGCATTGAGATTTCAAGGTAATCTTCCCATTTCTTTTTGGGGTGAATGTATTTTAACGGCTGGATATTTGATAAATAGAACGCCGACACCATTGTTAAATGGAAAATGTCCTTATGAGGTGTTGAATGGGAAGCCACCTACCTATGAACATCTTAGAGTCTTTGGATCTCTTTGTTATGCACATAATCAAAGAAGAAATGGTGACAAATTTGCTAGCAGAAGTAGAAAGTGTGTGTTTGTAGGCTACCCGCATGGAAAGAAAGGATGGAAACTATTTGACTTGGATACCAACTCTTATTTTGTATCAAGAgatgttgatttttttgaagATGAATTTCCCTTTGGACAAGAACCTGTAATCTCAAGTAGTGAGTTAATGACACACATCCAAGATGGAgaggttgttgttgatgatgaaaatgttgaCAAAGAGGAAATTATAAATGCTGAGTTGCCAAGAGAAGAGAGTCATGATGACGTAAGGGAGGACAATAACTTAGAAACTGAACAGGCTGAAACTAATGAAGAAAATGAGGAGCAGCTTGGTCGAGGCAAGCGTGTTAAAATTCCTTCTATAAGGCTGCGAGATCATGTGACCAATACAGTGCAAACATCAAAGAGCCCATCTACTAGTTCTTCCACATCACAGCATCAATCGAAGGTAAGGTATCCTATTGCTCATTACACTGACTGTGAAAAATTCTCACTGCAGCATCGCAAGTTTCTTGCAGCCGTGACAGCCGACAGAGAGCCTATGTCATTTGCAGAAGCAATAAAAGACAGCAGATGGCGATCAGCAATGCAACAAGAAATACAAGCTCTTGAAGATAATAACACATGGAAAGTGTGCACCTTGCCAACGAATAAAAAGGCGTTGGGATGCAAATGGGTATATAAAATCAAGTATCATTCCGATGGAACCGTTGAACGATTTAAAGCTCGGCTGGTTATACTTGGAAATCATCAAGTTGAAGGCATCGACTacactgaaacctttgcaccagtggCAAAAATGGTCACCGTGCGAATTGTTCTAGCAGTCGCTGCAGCGAAAAGATGGGAGCTCCACCAAATGGACGTACACAATGCGTTCCTTCATGGTGATTTACAAGAAGAGGTCTTCATGAAATTCCCCCCCGGCTTTCACTCCTCTCAGCCAGGTATGGTTTGTAAGCTTCAAAAATCATTGTATGGGTTGAAGCAAGCCCCACGTTGTTGGTTTGCAAAGTTGTCTTCAGCTCTCGAAGATTATGGATTTGTGCGGTCCTACGCAGACTATTCTTTGTTTACATTACAAGATAAAGACATTCAGCTGGTAGTACTagtgtatgttgatgatttaatTATATGTGGGAATGATCGTGACTCGATACAATGTTTCAAAGATTATTTGAGAAGATGCTTTCATATGAAAGATTTGGGAAAGTTAAAATATTTCTTAGGGGTGGAAGTTGCAAGATCCCCTGAAGGTGTGTTTCTTTGTCAGAGAAAATATGCTATAGATATTATTAGTGAAGTTGGTTTACTTGGTGCAAAACCTGCAAGTACTCCACTGGAACAAAATCATCATCTTAGCCTTTCCAGTAGCGAGCTTCTTGTTGATCCTGATCGCTATCGTAGGTTGGTTGGTCGTCTCATTTATCTATGTTTTACACGACCTGAGTTATCATATTGTGTCCATGTGCTCTCACAGTTCATGCAGCAACCGCGAACAGAGCATTGGGATGCTGCTTTGCGAGTCGTTAGATACCTCAAAGGAAATCTCGGACAAGGAGTCCTCTTGGACAGTAATTGTGATCTGCAACTGTATGGATGGTGCGACTCTGACTGGGCCACTTGTCCCCTTACTCGTAGGTCTCTTACCGGATGGATAGTTTTCTTGGGTAACTCCCCCATCTCTTGgaaaaccaaaaaacaacatACAGTAGCACGTTCATCTGCTGAAGCTGAGTATCGTTCGATGGCTAGTACCACATGTGAACTGAAGTGGATCAAGGGTGTTCTTTCCAGCCTTGGGATCAGTCATTCAATGCCCATACAACTCTATTGCGACAGTCAAGCTGCGCTGCACATTGCAAAGAATCCCGTCTTTCATGAGCGTACTAAGCATATCGACGTGGATTGTCACTTCATCCGCGATGAAATTGTGCGTCGCAATCTGCAACCGTCTTATGTTCCTACTCATGCACAACTTGCAGATACATTTACTAAAGCTTTGGGTCGCGTTCAGTTTCATGCCTTGCTTGGCAAGTTGGGCATTTGGAGTCCtcatgcaccaacttgagggggggtaataaggaaataaaatatatttcattaagTGTATTGTTAACTGTCATATTCTGTATTGTATATTGATTAGGTATATTAATTAGGTGATTTGTTATACCTTTGACCATGCTATTGTAGGCATAGTTTAAGGAGATAAACTAGGCAATTGTTTAGCAATTCTGATATGAAACAGAAGCTGTACCGTGTATATATTGAGCATTCTGCTACATGAAATAAACACAGAATTCttctataatttattaataaaaattatcaattttaagaAAAAGCATCCACAAAGCTCCACAAACTAATTGATAATCGATGATGATTGTGTTAGGGAAAAACATCCACAAAGCTCAACGCTACTCAAGGATCTCAACATTGTTTATCTCCTTAATTGAAAttacttaatttatttaatctaaTTAGGGCAATTATCGACTACTATGATGGAAaattgcttatttatttatttgattttttttggaaggGTGTTGAATGCATTTGTCAAAAGGTTCTGTTTTAGATCAAAAGGAGTAAACAACCATTTTAGTTCCTCAAAGTGTCACTCACTGTCATAGTAGTCCCTGAAtcaccaaaaaatattttaaagtccCTGATTCGACCATCTGTTAGTCAAAGTGGTCCCTGACGTTAAATTGACGTTAATTCTGATGACGTGTCCTCTTTTTTTTGTCACATCATATgcttatgtgttactttcttgcTTATATGTGAATTCCATTGTGCTTAAGGACTAAAATGAATACAATGTGTCTTCTTCAACCCAAAAATTTATACAAAACCCAGAAAACTATTTCCCCTCAACCTAAAAACTCATACCAAATCCATCAATTTATTCATCTTCATCCAAAAATTTATCCCTCTACTTATCCTCCCTTTTTGTTCTACATGAAATCAACCTTAAAACCCATTAAGGACAAACTCATTTCACCATATGATTAAACTTCTCACTCTTAGTTCATAAATCATAAACAATGTATGCCTCAGATCCAAATGCATATAGAATTGGATTAGGTAGTGAAATTCACAACTAGCTTAAAGAGTTAAACCACCGGTTGaaacaacaacacaacaatCCAACTACAGAAaaatacccaaaaaaataaaaataaaattaaacacaacATTAACACTGTGTTTGTTTAGGTAGATttacaaaagagagaaataagaaagagagagatagcaaagaaattaattatttcTATAGTTTGGATGAGgagagaaataaggaaagagagaaatataatGGTTAGTAACtgccaaaaataaatctctCCATATTAGGAGAGATTTGTGTGACAAGTagtgaaataaataattttacaacaaTACCCTCATTCAACTAGTTCATTTTCTCGTAAAAAgggtaaatttgttattttcacatttttattaatttctctcttctcacttctctattcatccaaaccatataaaatttctattcaACTTCTCTTCTATCCctcttctctcttatttctctcttcactatttctctcttccctaTCTCTTTGACATCCAAACATAGTGTAAGCACTAAAATAATAACCTTTAATTGAGcttaatttcatattataataaataaaggtttcaaaaaattatacgaTGAAGATTGAAGTTTTGCTCAATTTGACACAAAATCAGAATTGAgaccaaatcaaaataaaactaataatatgaaaatttcaaataaaaaatagtctCTAAATCTATTAATTTTGAAACACACTATGCAAGGTGATAGTTTTCAGATTTAACAATAGAATTAAAATTTATGGTTTTCAACAAAAATTAgggatttttttaattatttcgaAGCATGAATTGAAATAGAAGATTTGGCAAAAGTTATGATTTTTCCtcaaaatttatgatttttataacatccaatacttaagtagcagaagaTAAAACAGAAATATAACCGATAaaatgacaaaagtaaatctcttttCCAAATCATCATCTGGGCCGTTGATTACAATTCCATCCTCCAACAATTATGAGGCACATTATTTTCTCAACTGAGAGGATCCTCTCTCTGTTATGTTATTTGcttcgtcgtcgtcttcttcttcttcggtTCCATTTCCCATTCCATGAACGAACTTCATTCACCAACTCaacatcaatcaatcaatcaatgaatCAATCATCGCACTAAACTTAATTCTTGTTTTACAATCTATctatctctatctctctctcacaGAGGTAAATTTACTTTCTTCCAAACTTATTTTCGTTAAAACGAACGATCCCCTTTTTACTGCCACCCACACGAAACCAACCTCCGATTTCACCCTACTCTACTCTACTCTAACTAACTCCGGAGGACTCCTCAACTTTTCCCTTTCTGtgtaattcaattcaattcactttaattatttatttatttatttaggtcTTATGCTTTTCTCACCCAATTATTTCTCTTAttctttaattatttctttGGCTGAGGCTTAGGCATATTAATTAGCATAAATGCTTTCatgtgtttatatatatatatatattactagtagtatagtatagtatagtataatAATAATGGTTGGTTTTTATTCCATTGTATTTGTATCTGCTAGCTACTTGGCCTCTTACTTTTCGCTcatgtttcattttcattcataataatcaTACTTTGCTCTCTACATTTATTTATGAATAACATAACTGATTGATTACACCATtattatagatatagatagataatATTAACAACTGAACATCACTGTGCAGTTATCGTATGTAGTATGATTATGTTTATAAACTACTAAGGTGCCTCATATATGCTATGCTGCTTTCTGCAGTTACCAAACCTCCACCATGGCAGATCTTAAAGAGCGACTGCTCCCGCTGAAACCTGCATCAGCTATTAACTTAAGAGAGTCCGTCGTCAACCGACCAACTGCCTCTGGAAGGCATGCTTTTCAAGGAGTCGATGTTGTCGAGGTCAAGAAGCGTGGCCAAGGTCTTAAATCCTGGATTCGTGTTGACACATCTGGAAATTCTCAGGTCATTGAGGTAGACAAGTTTACTATGATGCGTCGTTGTGATCTTCCTGCCCGTGATCTTCGCCTACTTGATCCTGTCTTTGTCTATCCATCAACAATCCTTGGTAGGGAGAAGGCTATTGTTGTAAATCTGGAGCAGATACGCTGCATTATTACAGCAGATGAGGTTCTTCTGTTGAATTCCCTTGATAAATATGTATTGCAATATGTGATTGATCTTCAACGAAGGTTGACAACAACTGGGGGAGGCGAGGTGGGTGATGTAGGCGAGGTCTGGCAATCAGACCATTCTGAAATGAACCAAAGGAGAGGCAGtaggaattttgaaaatttatacaGCAACACTTCCCCTGATTACTTACCTTTTGAATTCAGGGCTCTTGAAGTTGCCCTCGAGGCGGCGTGCACATTTCTTGACACCCAGGTTAGTAGTACAAGTTCCTGATTTAAGTTTTTCGTATAAGATAGCTTATGTGGTTTTTTAGTGGCAAAATTCTGTTAGGAACCAAAAATTAAGAACTGAAACAATGAATTTAGAGAGCAAAGATTTGGATCATTATGTAAGAAATGAGAAAATTACATAAGAGAAATCTTTATCTGCCACAGGGTGAGACCCTTGTAGAGAGTGGTGGCTCTCCATTCTATTACAACTTCAATATtctcaaaaatattttcctACTAGGTCACCCTCTATTTATCAATCCTTCTCTAACAGATACAGTTTCACACTTCCTTTCTTCCACCCACACAGTCAGCTCAGGTTATTTCCCCTTCAACACTCTTCTTTCTCTCGCACGAGTACACATTCCCAATCTTAAGCCCATTAGTTACTTTCTGGACCAATTGCCCTTCTGGGCCCATTAAACAAGGTTGGGTTCTAACAAATTCACTAGTGTTTCTTACCTAAGAAGTTAGAGAAAATTAGAGATGGAAACAGATATAGGAAAAAGGAACGAAATATGAACCTGTGCATCTCCCAGGGAATTTCTTCTTGCTATGTAAAGTGTGGGAAACAACAACTAACAATTTGACAATGTTTATTACATATTAGAGAACCAAGTTGATTCTATGCCGAGGATATCAACCACGGAGGCTATATGTACCTTCTGTGGTATGATGGAATGTGATCGAAGGCAACAGTAATATGGCCTTCATTTATATAGAAAAAGAAGGGTGGGACAAGAAACCATATGAAAATGTGCTAATGTACAAAATTCTGTTATTATGTGTCTACTTCAGACTTTTTTATCCATATGCTTTGCTTAGGATATTTCTCTTAATATTCCTGtttatttgttttcataaattaattGGTAACATTCCCTGTTCCATTTGCAAAAGGCAGCAGAGTTAGAAATTGAGGCTTATCCGTTGCTGGATGAACTGACATCGAAGATTAGTACTCTAAATTTGGAACGCGTACGTCGGTTGAAAAGCAGACTTGTTGCCCTGACTAGGAGGGTTCAGAAGGTAATGTTCATTTTATGGTTATTCTTTCTTCAcggttgaaaatgacaattgaTACGTACCATGTTTGCTGAGCCAATATGTGGACGTGCATTTATATATTCAGGTTAGAGACGAAATAGAGCAGCTTATGGATGATGACGGTGATATGGCTGAAATGTACCTTACGGAGAAGAAAAGACGGATGGAATTATCATTTTATGGAGATCAGTCTATGCTTGGATATAGATCAGTTGACGGTGCATCTATCTCTGCTCCAGTCACTCCTGTTTCATCACCACCTGATTCTAGAAGGCTTGAGAAGAGCTTGAGCATGGCTAGGAGTCGACATGAGAGCATGAGGAGTAGCGAAAGTAATACAGAAAATATAGAAGAGCTTGAGATGTTGTTAGAAGCATACTTTGTTGTCATTGACAGCACTCTAAACAAGTTGACATCGGTAAGCACACACACTTTTATCAACATTAACCCTTTTCTTTTCAACTTCACTACAGTTAATCTATCACTATTTCCCTTTTCTTGTTTCAGTTAAAAGAATACATAGATGACACGGAAGATTTCATCAACATTCAACTGGTGTGTTTTGTTTTCCTTCTTTCTCATATTAGTCACCAAAGGTTATCCTATTATATGttgcttataagttataactggTCAAATAAGAATGCACAAATTATCACACATGTTCACACAAACAGTGCAGAATTGGGAGAGGGAGGGTTAGTTTAAGAGAAAAGGACAGATATGGATGGCATTCAGTAATGTATTTATTGTTACAGGATAATGTGCGGAATCAGCTTATCCAGTTTGAGCTTTTGCTCACAACTGCAACATT from Trifolium pratense cultivar HEN17-A07 linkage group LG5, ARS_RC_1.1, whole genome shotgun sequence encodes:
- the LOC123884245 gene encoding magnesium transporter MRS2-1-like, with the protein product MADLKERLLPLKPASAINLRESVVNRPTASGRHAFQGVDVVEVKKRGQGLKSWIRVDTSGNSQVIEVDKFTMMRRCDLPARDLRLLDPVFVYPSTILGREKAIVVNLEQIRCIITADEVLLLNSLDKYVLQYVIDLQRRLTTTGGGEVGDVGEVWQSDHSEMNQRRGSRNFENLYSNTSPDYLPFEFRALEVALEAACTFLDTQAAELEIEAYPLLDELTSKISTLNLERVRRLKSRLVALTRRVQKVRDEIEQLMDDDGDMAEMYLTEKKRRMELSFYGDQSMLGYRSVDGASISAPVTPVSSPPDSRRLEKSLSMARSRHESMRSSESNTENIEELEMLLEAYFVVIDSTLNKLTSLKEYIDDTEDFINIQLDNVRNQLIQFELLLTTATFVVAIFGVVAGVFGMNFEIPFFDVPSAFQWVLIITGVCGVCIFSAFVWFFKYRRLMPL